A single window of Zea mays cultivar B73 chromosome 10, Zm-B73-REFERENCE-NAM-5.0, whole genome shotgun sequence DNA harbors:
- the LOC100303977 gene encoding uncharacterized protein isoform X1, with product MIRLDQISCIGPPRTNHAPETEAAELGQEQSHHRNSCLQSIKNPCISSRERSQTDKMVDGMDFEELCSDFECISSPYVESIMRQVARDIFELREDNRAFSCYAVPVKYEVFLCYVKSFTFCTLIGSFRLLV from the exons ATGATACGACTAGATCAAATCAGTTGCATT GGTCCTCCCAGGACAAACCATGCTCCGGAGACAGAGGCGGCAGAGCTGGGGCAGGAGCAGAGCCATCACAGAAATTCTTGTCTCCAG TCCATTAAAAATCCATGCATAAGCAGCCGCGAGAGGTCTCAGACAGATAAGATGGTCGACGGCATGGACTTCGAGGAGCTCTGCAGCGACTTCGAATGCATAAGCAGCCCCTACGTGGAGTCCATAATGAGGCAGGTCGCGCGGGACATCTTTGAGCTTCGCGAGGATAACCGCGCATTCAGCTGCTACGCCGTCCCCGTGAAGTATGAGGTGTTCCTCTGCTATGTGAAATCTTTTACATTTTGTACATTAATTGGCTCTTTCAGGCTTTTGGTTTGA
- the LOC100303977 gene encoding uncharacterized protein isoform X6: MLRRQRRQSWGRSRAITEILVSSRERSQTDKMVDGMDFEELCSDFECISSPYVESIMRQVARDIFELREDNRAFSCYAVPVKYEAPS; encoded by the exons ATGCTCCGGAGACAGAGGCGGCAGAGCTGGGGCAGGAGCAGAGCCATCACAGAAATTCTTGTCTCCAG CCGCGAGAGGTCTCAGACAGATAAGATGGTCGACGGCATGGACTTCGAGGAGCTCTGCAGCGACTTCGAATGCATAAGCAGCCCCTACGTGGAGTCCATAATGAGGCAGGTCGCGCGGGACATCTTTGAGCTTCGCGAGGATAACCGCGCATTCAGCTGCTACGCCGTCCCCGTGAAGTATGAG GCTCCTTCCTGA
- the LOC100303977 gene encoding uncharacterized protein isoform X3 codes for MIRLDQISCIGPPRTNHAPETEAAELGQEQSHHRNSCLQSIKNPCISSRERSQTDKMVDGMDFEELCSDFECISSPYVESIMRQVARDIFELREDNRAFSCYAVPVKYEAPS; via the exons ATGATACGACTAGATCAAATCAGTTGCATT GGTCCTCCCAGGACAAACCATGCTCCGGAGACAGAGGCGGCAGAGCTGGGGCAGGAGCAGAGCCATCACAGAAATTCTTGTCTCCAG TCCATTAAAAATCCATGCATAAGCAGCCGCGAGAGGTCTCAGACAGATAAGATGGTCGACGGCATGGACTTCGAGGAGCTCTGCAGCGACTTCGAATGCATAAGCAGCCCCTACGTGGAGTCCATAATGAGGCAGGTCGCGCGGGACATCTTTGAGCTTCGCGAGGATAACCGCGCATTCAGCTGCTACGCCGTCCCCGTGAAGTATGAG GCTCCTTCCTGA
- the LOC103641733 gene encoding ATP-dependent RNA helicase SUV3L, mitochondrial, with translation MAADDLTARDLMMAAADLTAPQTWYPSARAMRRRVVYHCGPTNSGKTHNALASFSAAKSGVYCSPLRLLAMEIFDKVNATGVSCSLRTGQEVKEVAFASHLACTIEMVSTEEIYEVAVVDEVQMMADPVRGSAWTRALLGLRAEEIHLCGDDSVLSVIRKICADTGDDLLVHQYERFKPLVVEENTLRGYFQNIRSGDWVVAFSRKKIFEIKLAIETYTHHKCCVIYGALPPETRRQQAELFNQEHNEYDVLVATDAVGMGLNLNIRRVVFYTLIKYDGEKTASVPASLVKQIAGRAGRRGSAYPHGLATTFKYDLCYLTRCLEEPLEEAEKVGLFPTFEQLEMFASQFPELTFNNLLNKLCDTCRIDDTYFICQHDNMKKVADMLEGVHGLSLKSRYGFCLAPVNTRNSEAMDHLLRFANNYSESHYVTMGLEMPSGYATNDTQFLDLETKHQVLSMYLWLAQHFGEDNFPHVQEAQTMSTNIADLLGQSLAKGCWKPQLRYQFIGQPPE, from the coding sequence ATGGCCGCAGACGACCTCACGGCGCGCGATCTGATGATGGCCGCGGCCGACCTCACGGCACCTCAAACCTGGTATCCTTCCGCGCGCGCCATGCGCCGCCGCGTCGTGTACCACTGCGGGCCAACAAACAGCGGCAAGACACACAACGCGCTCGCCAGCTTCTCGGCGGCCAAGTCCGGGGTGTATTGCAGCCCGTTGCGCCTCCTCGCCATGGAAATATTCGACAAGGTCAACGCCACGGGTGTCAGCTGTAGCTTGCGCACTGGCCAGGAGGTTAAGGAGGTGGCCTTCGCCAGCCATCTCGCCTGCACCATTGAGATGGTATCGACCGAAGAGATCTACGAGGTCGCCGTGGTTGACGAGGTACAGATGATGGCCGACCCTGTCAGGGGCTCTGCATGGACGCGCGCTCTGCTTGGGCTCAGGGCGGAGGAGATACACCTCTGCGGCGACGATAGCGTGCTCAGCGTTATCCGGAAGATTTGTGCAGACACTGGGGATGATTTATTGGTGCACCAGTACGAGCGGTTCAAGCCTCTTGTAGTCGAGGAAAATACACTTCGTGGGTACTTCCAGAATATACGTTCTGGTGACTGGGTGGTTGCTTTCTCTCGCAAGAAGATATTTGAGATCAAGCTGGCAATTGAGACGTATACCCACCACAAGTGTTGTGTTATTTATGGAGCTCTTCCGCCAGAGACACGCCGACAGCAAGCAGAGCTGTTCAACCAGGAGCATAATGAATATGATGTCCTTGTAGCTACCGATGCAGTCGGAATGGGGCTCAACCTTAACATTAGAAGGGTTGTGTTCTATACCTTGATTAAATACGATGGAGAAAAGACGGCGTCGGTACCTGCTTCACTGGTAAAACAGATTGCTGGTCGTGCTGGTCGGAGGGGCAGTGCTTATCCACATGGACTTGCAACAACCTTCAAATATGATCTGTGCTATTTGACTCGGTGTCTGGAAGAGCCACTCGAAGAGGCGGAGAAAGTCGGACTCTTTCCCACTTTTGAGCAACTCGAGATGTTTGCGAGTCAATTCCCCGAGCTTACCTTCAATAATCTGTTAAATAAATTATGCGATACTTGTCGCATCGATGACACATACTTCATATGCCAGCATGACAATATGAAGAAGGTTGCTGATATGCTCGAGGGAGTGCATGGTCTTTCACTCAAGAGTCGCTACGGTTTTTGCTTGGCTCCCGTGAATACAAGGAATTCAGAAGCCATGGACCATCTCTTGAGATTTGCCAATAACTATTCTGAAAGTCATTATGTTACCATGGGATTAGAAATGCCAAGTGGTTATGCAACAAATGACACTCAGTTCCTAGACCTAGAGACAAAACACCAGGTCCTATCAATGTACCTATGGTTGGCACAACATTTTGGGGAAGACAACTTCCCTCATGTGCAGGAGGCTCAAACCATGTCAACAAATATTGCTGATTTACTTGGCCAGTCACTTGCGAAAGGATGCTGGAAGCCTCAATTAAGATATCAATTTATAGGACAACCGCCAGAATAG
- the LOC100303977 gene encoding uncharacterized protein isoform X2, producing MIRLDQISCIGPPRTNHAPETEAAELGQEQSHHRNSCLQSIKNPCISSRERSQTDKMVDGMDFEELCSDFECISSPYVESIMRQVARDIFELREDNRAFSCYAVPVKLLPDDNL from the exons ATGATACGACTAGATCAAATCAGTTGCATT GGTCCTCCCAGGACAAACCATGCTCCGGAGACAGAGGCGGCAGAGCTGGGGCAGGAGCAGAGCCATCACAGAAATTCTTGTCTCCAG TCCATTAAAAATCCATGCATAAGCAGCCGCGAGAGGTCTCAGACAGATAAGATGGTCGACGGCATGGACTTCGAGGAGCTCTGCAGCGACTTCGAATGCATAAGCAGCCCCTACGTGGAGTCCATAATGAGGCAGGTCGCGCGGGACATCTTTGAGCTTCGCGAGGATAACCGCGCATTCAGCTGCTACGCCGTCCCCGTGAA GCTCCTTCCTGATGATAATTTATAA
- the LOC100303977 gene encoding uncharacterized protein isoform X4, translated as MLRRQRRQSWGRSRAITEILVSSRERSQTDKMVDGMDFEELCSDFECISSPYVESIMRQVARDIFELREDNRAFSCYAVPVKYEVFLCYVKSFTFCTLIGSFRLLV; from the exons ATGCTCCGGAGACAGAGGCGGCAGAGCTGGGGCAGGAGCAGAGCCATCACAGAAATTCTTGTCTCCAG CCGCGAGAGGTCTCAGACAGATAAGATGGTCGACGGCATGGACTTCGAGGAGCTCTGCAGCGACTTCGAATGCATAAGCAGCCCCTACGTGGAGTCCATAATGAGGCAGGTCGCGCGGGACATCTTTGAGCTTCGCGAGGATAACCGCGCATTCAGCTGCTACGCCGTCCCCGTGAAGTATGAGGTGTTCCTCTGCTATGTGAAATCTTTTACATTTTGTACATTAATTGGCTCTTTCAGGCTTTTGGTTTGA
- the LOC100303977 gene encoding uncharacterized protein isoform X5: MLRRQRRQSWGRSRAITEILVSSRERSQTDKMVDGMDFEELCSDFECISSPYVESIMRQVARDIFELREDNRAFSCYAVPVKLLPDDNL; encoded by the exons ATGCTCCGGAGACAGAGGCGGCAGAGCTGGGGCAGGAGCAGAGCCATCACAGAAATTCTTGTCTCCAG CCGCGAGAGGTCTCAGACAGATAAGATGGTCGACGGCATGGACTTCGAGGAGCTCTGCAGCGACTTCGAATGCATAAGCAGCCCCTACGTGGAGTCCATAATGAGGCAGGTCGCGCGGGACATCTTTGAGCTTCGCGAGGATAACCGCGCATTCAGCTGCTACGCCGTCCCCGTGAA GCTCCTTCCTGATGATAATTTATAA